From the Brachyspira intermedia PWS/A genome, the window TTTTTTATTTATCTATAAAAACTTGTCATATATTCATAAGTCTTTTATTTCTTCTATACTTAAACCTGTAATTCTGCTTATAACATCAATATTCATATTTTCTTTTTTCATTTCTTTAGCTATATTTATCTGGCTTTCTTTATAACCCTTTTCTATACCCTTTTCTATACCTTTTTCTATGCCTTGCTTAAATCCTATTTCCATACCCTCTTTTTTTCCTTCTGCTCTCTCATACTGAAGCATAGCAGCCTGTCCATAAAGAAAAGTATCTCTTTCATTATAGGCAGACATCTCTTTTTCATCAGCTACAAATCTTTTATATTTATCTATTACTTTACTCATAATATGATTGCCTCCTATAAGTTTATTAATATCTTTTTCTAAATCTTTAGTAGTGAAAAAATCAATCCAAGATAAAAGTTTATTTTTATTATAATCATCTATACTAGCATTTTTTAATATTTCTGCAAATCTTTTAATCTCTATAAAATGTATCTGAAAATCATCTAATTTAAGGCTAGGATTATTAATATCTGATAATTGAAGACATTTATGCTCTTTTTTTATATCAGTTTCACTTCCTATGTTTAAATTAAAATTTAAAAAACTAATACTAATCATTTGACTTATATTAATATAGTTTTCATTCTCTTTTAATTCAGAAGCTATATTTTTAGCTATATAATATAAAATTCTTTTTATAAAATTATTATTACCTATCAACTGTATTTCAATAAGTATCTTTTTACCATCTTTAGTTTTTGCTTTAACATCAAGAATAGACTCTTTTAAATTCTCATTTTCAGGTAGGTTGTAAGGATTAATAATTTCAAGATTGCTTACAGATTCAAAACCAGCATCATTTAAAACAGCATTAACAATATTTTCTAATATATCCTCATCTCCTTCAGTACCAATTAGATATCGTACGAATAAATCATTAAGTCTGTTAATTTCTTTCATAGATTAATTATACTAAAAATTTTATTAATATCAATTTATATTTATATAATTTTCATTCATCAAAAACTAATACATAAAATTATCATATATTTTTAATGAGTATATTATATAAATTATAGTTATATTGACATAAAATAATTTTAAACATATAATCCCGTATATACTTAGGGGTATATATGAAAAATATTATTTCCATTATTTCTATTTTTGTTTTAATAGCCTGCAGCTGCGGTAACAGCGGCAATACTAAACAAACAGAAAATACTCAAACTAATCAAACTCAAACAAATGAACAAGTATATATTAATCCAACAACTACAAATACTAATGAATATGTTCAAGGTATAAAAATGTATCCTATGTATTCTCAGACTTTAGGTGGATCGTTATTTTTA encodes:
- a CDS encoding Rpn family recombination-promoting nuclease/putative transposase, yielding MKEINRLNDLFVRYLIGTEGDEDILENIVNAVLNDAGFESVSNLEIINPYNLPENENLKESILDVKAKTKDGKKILIEIQLIGNNNFIKRILYYIAKNIASELKENENYINISQMISISFLNFNLNIGSETDIKKEHKCLQLSDINNPSLKLDDFQIHFIEIKRFAEILKNASIDDYNKNKLLSWIDFFTTKDLEKDINKLIGGNHIMSKVIDKYKRFVADEKEMSAYNERDTFLYGQAAMLQYERAEGKKEGMEIGFKQGIEKGIEKGIEKGYKESQINIAKEMKKENMNIDVISRITGLSIEEIKDL